A window from Pedobacter africanus encodes these proteins:
- a CDS encoding IS1096 element passenger TnpR family protein, with product MAIYRFRISFEDFDEVVREIDIKSTQTFEDLHKAVHRSTGYSPEKSSSFFVSTDNWIKGDEIAYLPVQRKIDRGVALMENSKLSKFIEDPHQKFYYIYNFDRPFDFHVELIKIILETDPNIEYPFLVKSTGEAPKIIDKNNFGAVAVSSAPASTEFDFLNEMDFVPEDTEELEAMGGRGINAEETTDDDTEEESEENDEFSDNENYEDEEYKEDDY from the coding sequence ATGGCAATTTATAGATTTAGAATAAGTTTCGAAGATTTCGATGAAGTAGTAAGGGAAATAGATATAAAATCCACTCAAACCTTTGAAGATTTGCACAAAGCGGTACACCGCTCAACCGGATATTCTCCAGAAAAATCTTCTTCATTTTTTGTAAGTACAGATAACTGGATAAAAGGTGATGAAATCGCCTATCTGCCGGTTCAGCGTAAAATTGACCGGGGGGTGGCTTTGATGGAAAACTCTAAACTAAGTAAATTCATTGAAGACCCACATCAGAAATTCTACTACATCTATAATTTTGATCGCCCCTTTGATTTTCATGTTGAACTGATCAAGATCATCCTTGAAACTGACCCTAACATTGAGTATCCATTTCTGGTAAAAAGTACCGGTGAAGCGCCTAAAATCATTGATAAAAACAACTTTGGCGCCGTTGCTGTATCTTCAGCTCCTGCATCTACTGAATTTGATTTCCTAAATGAAATGGACTTCGTGCCCGAAGATACTGAAGAACTTGAAGCTATGGGCGGCAGGGGAATCAATGCAGAAGAAACAACTGATGACGATACCGAAGAGGAATCTGAGGAAAATGACGAATTTTCAGATAACGAAAATTACGAAGACGAAGAATACAAAGAGGACGACTATTAA
- the miaA gene encoding tRNA (adenosine(37)-N6)-dimethylallyltransferase MiaA, whose amino-acid sequence MALDKTLVVVVGPTAIGKTALAISLAKHFNTEILSADSRQFFKEIEIGTAKPSVEELAAAPHHFINSHSIDTLFSTGDFELQAIDLLEVLFKKHKLLIMVGGSGLYIDAVCNGLDDLPETDLKIREMLNLQLAADGLESIKQQLIEYDPEYYNKVDQSNPQRMIRGLEFFLSTGKKLSSYQTNSKKVRPFNILKIGLNMDRAELYNRINQRVDHMMQAGLLEEVKAMQPYRKCNALNTVGYSELFSYLDGNITLDDAVEQIKQNTRRFAKRQLTWFRRDDSIAWFEPGQDNTIINYISQKTN is encoded by the coding sequence ATGGCATTAGATAAAACATTAGTTGTCGTTGTAGGTCCAACGGCGATAGGAAAAACTGCCTTGGCCATTTCATTGGCCAAACACTTTAACACTGAAATTCTATCCGCAGACTCAAGACAGTTTTTTAAGGAAATCGAGATTGGCACAGCTAAGCCCTCTGTTGAAGAGCTTGCTGCTGCGCCACATCACTTTATCAATTCTCACAGTATTGATACTCTTTTTAGTACTGGAGATTTCGAATTACAGGCAATTGATCTTCTGGAAGTTTTGTTTAAAAAGCATAAACTGCTGATCATGGTTGGTGGGTCAGGTTTATATATTGATGCAGTTTGTAATGGGCTTGATGATTTACCCGAAACTGATCTGAAGATCCGGGAAATGCTGAACCTGCAACTTGCAGCGGATGGCCTGGAATCCATCAAACAACAGCTCATTGAATACGATCCGGAGTACTACAATAAAGTAGATCAATCCAATCCTCAAAGAATGATACGCGGACTGGAATTTTTCCTTTCTACAGGAAAAAAATTATCCAGCTATCAGACGAACAGCAAAAAGGTAAGGCCATTTAATATCCTGAAAATAGGTTTGAATATGGATCGCGCCGAACTGTATAACCGCATAAACCAACGTGTAGACCACATGATGCAAGCTGGTCTTCTGGAAGAAGTCAAAGCTATGCAACCTTACAGGAAATGCAATGCGCTTAATACGGTCGGCTATTCAGAACTGTTTTCCTACCTCGATGGCAACATCACCTTAGATGATGCTGTCGAACAGATCAAACAAAACACAAGGCGCTTTGCCAAACGCCAGCTCACCTGGTTTAGAAGAGATGACAGCATTGCCTGGTTCGAACCTGGTCAGGACAATACCATCATCAATTATATCTCGCAAAAAACGAATTAG
- a CDS encoding DUF3467 domain-containing protein, with translation MEEQNNDNQLNIELSEEIAEGVFSNLAIITHSNTEFVLDFIRVMPGVPKARVKSRIILTPEHAKRLAAAMQDNIEKYEAANGRIKTQEEPPGFPMNFGGPTAQA, from the coding sequence ATGGAAGAACAAAACAACGACAACCAATTAAATATTGAGCTTTCAGAGGAAATCGCTGAAGGTGTATTCTCTAACCTGGCAATCATTACACATTCCAATACTGAATTTGTACTTGATTTTATAAGGGTAATGCCGGGTGTGCCAAAAGCAAGGGTAAAATCAAGGATTATTTTGACCCCGGAGCATGCTAAACGATTGGCCGCTGCTATGCAAGATAATATTGAAAAGTATGAAGCAGCTAACGGAAGGATTAAAACCCAGGAAGAACCTCCGGGTTTTCCAATGAATTTTGGCGGCCCTACAGCTCAGGCCTAA